A DNA window from Turicibacter sp. TJ11 contains the following coding sequences:
- the ftsZ gene encoding cell division protein FtsZ: MEGFGFGNEFTYAPRIIVIGVGGGGSNAVNRMIENDVQGVEFVVVNTDAQALNLAIADRKFQIGRDLTRGLGAGGNPEVGQHAAEENLSEIKELVKGADMVFITCGMGGGTGTGAAPVIAKAAKESGALTVGIITRPFTFEGKRRTDFALRGIAELKANVDTLISVPNDRLLQIVDRTTPMLEAFREADNVLRQGVQGISEIIAVPGLINLDFADVKTVMHNKGSAIMGIGLGSGENRATEAAKKAIASPLLENDIDGATDAIINISGGMDIALFEVDEALRTIRDASTTEINIIYGATINPDLGEDLIVTVIATGFDETNATAKPVEMLIGDNRNKKVQPAQPEQETQTTEQQQQSKPAQPKRQPFGGDSVEMIPNWLMNRYK, encoded by the coding sequence ATGGAAGGTTTCGGATTTGGAAATGAGTTTACGTATGCCCCAAGAATTATTGTAATTGGTGTCGGTGGTGGTGGTAGTAACGCCGTTAACCGTATGATTGAAAATGATGTACAAGGTGTAGAATTTGTGGTTGTTAATACAGATGCACAAGCTTTAAACCTTGCCATTGCTGATCGCAAGTTTCAAATTGGGCGCGATTTAACTCGTGGTTTAGGTGCAGGTGGAAATCCTGAGGTAGGTCAGCATGCAGCTGAAGAAAACTTAAGCGAAATTAAAGAATTAGTAAAAGGTGCAGACATGGTCTTCATCACATGTGGAATGGGTGGAGGAACTGGAACAGGTGCTGCTCCAGTTATTGCAAAAGCTGCTAAAGAAAGTGGTGCATTAACAGTCGGAATCATTACACGTCCATTCACATTTGAAGGAAAACGTCGTACAGATTTCGCTTTACGAGGAATTGCTGAATTAAAAGCAAACGTGGATACATTAATTTCAGTACCAAATGACCGCTTATTACAAATTGTTGATCGTACAACACCAATGTTAGAGGCATTCCGTGAGGCAGATAATGTCTTACGCCAAGGGGTACAAGGGATTTCAGAAATTATCGCTGTACCAGGATTAATCAACCTTGACTTTGCTGATGTAAAAACAGTTATGCATAACAAAGGTTCAGCGATTATGGGAATCGGTCTTGGAAGTGGTGAAAACCGTGCAACAGAAGCGGCTAAAAAAGCAATCGCCAGTCCATTATTAGAAAACGATATTGATGGAGCAACAGATGCAATCATTAATATTTCAGGTGGAATGGATATTGCCTTATTCGAAGTTGATGAAGCTTTACGTACAATTCGTGATGCATCAACTACAGAAATTAACATTATTTACGGTGCAACGATTAACCCAGATTTAGGTGAAGATTTAATCGTAACAGTGATCGCGACTGGATTCGATGAAACAAATGCAACAGCTAAGCCAGTTGAAATGTTAATCGGAGATAACCGTAATAAAAAAGTTCAACCAGCTCAACCAGAGCAAGAAACACAAACAACTGAACAACAGCAACAATCAAAACCAGCTCAACCTAAACGTCAACCATTCGGTGGCGATAGTGTTGAGATGATTCCAAACTGGTTAATGAATCGTTATAAATAA
- the ftsA gene encoding cell division protein FtsA → MKNNIYACLEIGCAEARIMVCNIRQERLYVLSQQSIVATGIENGNVVNVNQIVEKLKQLKANVEADLKQDIQNVLLAIPSIECRIDNVTNTLDLDPNQPISHANIKQLFRDIINQPTYHDQVAINIIPRAFVVDDNHAIQNPLGILGNELTLHAQKATASSSLVYNLINVAELAGFRIVDIVLGSVAEALYALSPEQLKKGACHVNIGKGMTTITVVHSGKVVSSVSLSTGGQDVTQAISEAFKVDEATAEMIKLNFGQLYHESTAPEIIYADEGDGQFVCITRQMLTDIITSRYEAIFKLIKQYLIENCYKHDQMDYVFTGGASEIEGFTWLAKTIFTQEVTVVTPSMLGARQAKYVKLIGMATFNHEMSLLIGQKSNIIDFDQYANVTPDTFSNELPTVSLNTPVIDKGREKSFMDHKLENSGVLLRIFDMIFDEKVE, encoded by the coding sequence GTGAAAAATAATATTTATGCTTGTTTAGAAATAGGTTGTGCAGAAGCTAGGATAATGGTGTGTAATATTAGGCAAGAACGTTTGTACGTATTATCACAACAATCCATTGTAGCGACTGGGATTGAAAATGGAAATGTCGTAAATGTAAATCAAATTGTAGAAAAGCTAAAGCAACTAAAAGCTAATGTGGAGGCTGATTTAAAGCAGGACATTCAAAATGTCTTATTAGCTATTCCGAGCATAGAATGTCGCATTGATAATGTGACTAACACATTGGACCTTGATCCTAATCAACCCATTAGTCATGCTAACATTAAACAGTTGTTCCGTGATATTATTAATCAGCCAACATATCATGATCAAGTTGCCATTAATATTATACCGCGAGCGTTTGTTGTAGATGATAATCATGCGATTCAAAATCCGCTAGGCATCCTAGGAAATGAATTGACGTTGCATGCCCAAAAAGCAACGGCGTCATCGTCGCTCGTTTATAATTTAATTAACGTAGCGGAATTAGCGGGATTTAGAATTGTTGATATTGTTTTAGGAAGTGTAGCAGAGGCCTTGTATGCTTTATCGCCTGAACAATTGAAAAAAGGAGCGTGTCATGTCAATATTGGGAAAGGCATGACAACGATTACCGTGGTTCATTCAGGTAAAGTAGTCTCTTCTGTTTCATTATCAACAGGTGGTCAAGATGTAACACAAGCGATTAGTGAAGCATTTAAAGTGGATGAAGCAACAGCAGAAATGATAAAGTTAAACTTTGGTCAACTTTATCATGAATCAACGGCACCTGAGATTATCTATGCAGATGAGGGAGATGGGCAGTTTGTCTGCATTACAAGACAAATGTTAACCGACATAATCACATCGCGTTACGAAGCAATTTTTAAGTTGATTAAACAGTATTTAATTGAAAATTGCTATAAACATGATCAAATGGATTACGTATTTACAGGTGGTGCTAGTGAGATAGAAGGCTTTACATGGTTAGCAAAAACGATTTTCACGCAGGAGGTAACCGTTGTTACGCCATCAATGCTTGGAGCAAGACAAGCTAAATATGTAAAATTAATTGGGATGGCAACATTTAATCATGAAATGTCGTTGTTGATCGGACAAAAAAGTAATATAATTGATTTTGACCAATATGCTAATGTCACACCAGATACATTTTCGAATGAGTTGCCTACTGTGTCTTTAAACACTCCAGTTATAGACAAAGGGCGAGAGAAGTCTTTTATGGATCATAAGTTAGAGAACAGTGGTGTACTATTACGTATATTCGATATGATATTTGATGAAAAAGTAGAATAG